In the Candidatus Zymogenaceae bacterium genome, TCGCTTCCCCTGCTTGTATCTATATCGAACTCGGTGACGACCGGGCCGGCGTAGGAGCGGCCGAACCGCAGGTGCTTTCCCTTCAGGTATCTGTCGACCGATTCCGCCGCCTCAAGCCCCTGGGCCATCGCCTCGACGGCCGACGAGGGGCCGGTGACGACGTCGCCGGCGATAAAAATATTCTCGGAGTCGGCCTGGAGGGTCAACGGATCGATGTCCTGTACCTTTTTCATGTCAAGACCGGCGGAGACAAGTGCCGCGTCGTCGGGCCTCTGGCCGATGGCGATGATGACGGTATCCGCAGCAAGGGTCAGCGTCTCGCATGAATCGAAGGCCGGGTTGAAGATTCCGTCGGCGCAATATACCTCGAGACACCGCTGAAACGCCACCCCCGTAATCCGGTCGTTTTCCGTTGTGAGGCTCACATTTCCCCAGGAGGGCTGGAATGTGACCCCCTCCGTCCGGGCGTCCTCCAGCGCCCAGGGGAAGGCGGGCATGTCCCCCTCCGCTTCGAGGCAGACCATCGTCACCTCACCAGCCCCGAGCCGCAGGGCCGTCTGGGCGGCGTCAACCGCCACGTTGCCTCCGCCGATAACGACGACCGTTTTCCCGACCTCCGGAGGCGTGCCGGACCGCACAGCTTTCAGGAACGAAAGGCCGTAGAAAAGACCGTCGATCTTCTCAAGACCCTCCATCGTGACGCTTTTGGTACACCCCGTGGTGATGATGACGGCGTCATGGGATGTTCGAACCTCGCCCATGGGAATGTCATTTCCCACGGCCTTTCCGCAGAGGATGGTCACCCCCATGCGGTCGAGGACCGATATATCCCGCTGGAGAATGTCGAGGGGGAGGCGAAACTCCGGTATCGCCCACCGGAGCATCCCGCCGGGGGCGGCTTCCTCCTCGAAGACGGTGACCGCATGCCCCCTCTTTCTCAACTCGAACGCCGCCATGAGCCCAGCGGGGCCCGAGCCGACGACGGCGACCTTCTTGCCCGTCTCAGCCTCCACCGCTGGGGTGAAATCATCGTCCCCCTCCAGCTCGCTGAGATAGCGCTTCAGCTCCCTGACCGCGACCGCCTCCCCCTCCGTCTCTTTTCGGTGGCAGGCGTCCTCGCAGGGCCGGGAACAGATGCGGCCGAGGATGCCGGGGAAGGGAAGCGTCTCCCGGACGAGATCGAGGGCCCGTTTTTCCTCTCCCCGGGCGATGAGCTGAATATACCCCTGGCAGTTGACCCCCAGGGGACAGGCGTTCCGGCAGGGGGAGAGCTTCATCCTGAGGTTGTCTAGGATGCAGGTCTCAACGCAGATGCCGCAGTAGATACACTTGTCTGTGTCGACGACGATGTTGTCGGAAAGGCCCTCCAGGAAATTGACGCTCATTTTTTCGCCCCCCTCTCCATCCGTATGATCGGTGCGTGGGTGATTTTTATATCCTCCATCGCGTCTCCCCTGGTTAGGACGATGTGCTTCAGCCACTCTGTATCGTTCGTCTCCGGGTAGTCGACCCGGTAGTGCCAGGGGATCCAGCGGCTCTCTTTTCGCTCGAGGGAGGCGGCGGCGCTCATCTTCGCGCACTGGATGATGTTCTCCACCTCGAAGACCTTGAAGAGATCGTGGACGTCCTTCACCCGAACCACTTCTGTAAGCTCTCTTCGGAAGCGGTCCATCCACCAGACGGCGCGGCCCAGCTTGTATTCGTTTTTCGGCGGGACAATGTAATCGTTGATGATCCGCCTGACCTTGTACTCAAATTCCTCGATAGAGACCGGGTTTTTCTTTTGGGACATCTTTTTTTCCATCTCTGCGATAAAATCCTCCACCTGGCCGAGGTCGGGGTCGACATCCCCGCCTTTTTCGGCCAGCTCCGTGGCGGACTCCGCCGCTATCTCGCCGAAGACGAAGGCCCCCGAGAGGTGCCCCCTCGCCACGAGGGAGGTATCCCCCGCGGCGAAAAGACCCGGGACGCTCGTCTCGGCCCGCTCGTTCACGCGAACGCCGGTGAGGCCGTGCCCCCCGCACAGGAAGCACTCGGTGGGCCAGAGCTCGATCTCTTTTTTGCGAAAATCGACGTCCCTCCCCTCGTAGAACCGCTCGCAGGCGGGCCGCTCGGTGGTAAAGAGTATCTCCTCTATCTCCCTGATCTTCTCCTCCGGCAGGTGGCTCATCTCTATGCGAAGAGGCCCCCGGTTCATCAGGAGGTGCTCCTTGTACATGGAGCGGATGGAGGGGTGCTCCTTGTCCTGTGGCTCGTTCAGCGCGTTGAAGAGCCTCGCCCCCCGGGTGAGGGTGATGTAGAGAAGCGGCGCGTTTATATCCTTGACGATGTAGTAGACCAGGGTGTACTCGAATCCGCTCAGCTCGGCCCCGGCCCCGTACGCCAGGATGTAGCCGTCGCCGGTGTTTCCCGGGAAGTCATACACGCCGTAGAGGTGCCCGTTGTCCGGAAGGCCGAACCGCGCCGTTCCGCCGGAACTGATGATCGTGGCCTTCGCCCGGCAGACGATGATCTCGCCGGTCCTGACGTTCATCCCGATCGCCCCCGCCACGCGGTCCCCGTCCTTCAGGAGCCTGACCGCCATTATCCGGTTGACGACCTTGGCCCCCGACTCCTCGACCTTGCGGGCCAGGATGGTCTTCAGCTCGGGCTCCATCATCGTCAGGCAGAATCTCCCCTTGGGGTGCACCTGGAGGATCTCGTAATTCCCCTTTTCATCCTTCGGGAAGCAGACGTTCCACGCCTCAAGGCGCTGCAGGAGCTCCCAGCTCCGCTCGGCAAGTTTATAGTTTACCGGCTCGTCCATGATGCCCTCGCAGGCCATCCGGTTTGACTCCACGTAGAGGTCCGGGTCGGAGACGCCGGGGACCGCGACGATATTGAGGGCGTCCATCCCCCGGGCGATGCAGCCGGAGTACTTGATGTCCCCCTTCTCGAAGACGACCACCTTCTGATCGGGCTTGACGTTTTTCGCCCTTACCGCGGCCATGGCGCCGGCGCTGCCGCCGCCGATGATCAACAAGTCCGCATTCAGTATCGGGTAATCTCTGTCCATAAACGATTTTTCGCCCCCTCTGTGTCGACTCCGGAATGTGAGGTCCTCACGTCTTTGCGTCAAAAAAGACCTTTAGACTTACTAGAATCTTCAACCTTCTAGTTTATTCGGCCTATTACTATATATCCGCAGAAAAGAGAAGTCAACAGATTTCACTCATAAACGACGCCGGGATCGTTGAGTATCGGAATCAGGAACATCTCTTTTTTTATCGTATCGATGAACTCATGGATGGGGGGCTCGGTCGTGAAGGTTTTGCGCGGAAAGACAAAAAAACTGAAAGATAAAAAACGGCTTGGAAAATGGAGAAAAAACTATTGTAGCAATAATCCGAGAGTTACTGATACGATATGTGAAAAGATGAATAACGGTCTCGATTTTGTGAATTCTCGATTTTCATGTACTCGTGAATACTGTATTTTTAAACGATGTAATTTCCAATGAAGAATGGTAGTATAAAAAACGGTTTGAAACGATCTGGTATATCTAAAAAAGAGATTCTTTCGGAATTTTCTCTGAGTCATGACCACTCATTCCGTGTTGTCATGCTCATCGGCTTTTTGACCAAAGGCTATAAATAACCACACGAATCCCTCTTTTGGAATAGGGCGGATCGGTGAACATACATCACCACGATAACGTATCAGCCGATTCTGTTTGGGAACAATATTATACTGGTATATCGGCCGGGAATGACCCATGGATGAATCCAGAAAATTATTTGTACTGAGCGTATTGGAGGAATACGCCGACATCCCCGAAGCAGAGTGGCGCAAGTTGGCCGACCGTCTCGAGAGCCTCACACTGGAAAAGAACGGCTTCTTCGTCCGCCAGGGCGATCTGCCGGACCGCATGGGCGTCATCTTCAACGGGATCTTTCGCGTCTTCTGCATCACCGAGTCGGGAGACGAAAAAATTCTGTCCTTTCGTATGAAAGGGCAGTTTCTCTCGGCGTATTCGCCGTTTGTGGAGAACCGGGAAAGCTGGTATTCGATCCAGGCCCTCACCGACGCCGAGCTGATATGTGTCCCTCTTGAGGATATGAAGAAACTCTCCGACCCCTGCTGGGAAAAGGTCGTCAAGGAATACATGGTGCGTCTCTTCATCGAAAAGGAGGACCGGGAGCGATCCTTTTTGACAGAAGACGCGCGCACCCGC is a window encoding:
- a CDS encoding FAD-binding protein; this encodes MDRDYPILNADLLIIGGGSAGAMAAVRAKNVKPDQKVVVFEKGDIKYSGCIARGMDALNIVAVPGVSDPDLYVESNRMACEGIMDEPVNYKLAERSWELLQRLEAWNVCFPKDEKGNYEILQVHPKGRFCLTMMEPELKTILARKVEESGAKVVNRIMAVRLLKDGDRVAGAIGMNVRTGEIIVCRAKATIISSGGTARFGLPDNGHLYGVYDFPGNTGDGYILAYGAGAELSGFEYTLVYYIVKDINAPLLYITLTRGARLFNALNEPQDKEHPSIRSMYKEHLLMNRGPLRIEMSHLPEEKIREIEEILFTTERPACERFYEGRDVDFRKKEIELWPTECFLCGGHGLTGVRVNERAETSVPGLFAAGDTSLVARGHLSGAFVFGEIAAESATELAEKGGDVDPDLGQVEDFIAEMEKKMSQKKNPVSIEEFEYKVRRIINDYIVPPKNEYKLGRAVWWMDRFRRELTEVVRVKDVHDLFKVFEVENIIQCAKMSAAASLERKESRWIPWHYRVDYPETNDTEWLKHIVLTRGDAMEDIKITHAPIIRMERGAKK
- a CDS encoding Crp/Fnr family transcriptional regulator, encoding MDESRKLFVLSVLEEYADIPEAEWRKLADRLESLTLEKNGFFVRQGDLPDRMGVIFNGIFRVFCITESGDEKILSFRMKGQFLSAYSPFVENRESWYSIQALTDAELICVPLEDMKKLSDPCWEKVVKEYMVRLFIEKEDRERSFLTEDARTRYERFRESYPELEEILPQYYIAEYLGISPVSLSRIRGEIKKNDH
- a CDS encoding FAD-dependent oxidoreductase; protein product: MSVNFLEGLSDNIVVDTDKCIYCGICVETCILDNLRMKLSPCRNACPLGVNCQGYIQLIARGEEKRALDLVRETLPFPGILGRICSRPCEDACHRKETEGEAVAVRELKRYLSELEGDDDFTPAVEAETGKKVAVVGSGPAGLMAAFELRKRGHAVTVFEEEAAPGGMLRWAIPEFRLPLDILQRDISVLDRMGVTILCGKAVGNDIPMGEVRTSHDAVIITTGCTKSVTMEGLEKIDGLFYGLSFLKAVRSGTPPEVGKTVVVIGGGNVAVDAAQTALRLGAGEVTMVCLEAEGDMPAFPWALEDARTEGVTFQPSWGNVSLTTENDRITGVAFQRCLEVYCADGIFNPAFDSCETLTLAADTVIIAIGQRPDDAALVSAGLDMKKVQDIDPLTLQADSENIFIAGDVVTGPSSAVEAMAQGLEAAESVDRYLKGKHLRFGRSYAGPVVTEFDIDTSRGSDSPRVRTAKRKYTGTGDFSEIEVTLTQDEARREAKRCYCCGEPFGKHRSCWFCLACEVECPEEAIWIDIPYLLR